In Octopus bimaculoides isolate UCB-OBI-ISO-001 chromosome 14, ASM119413v2, whole genome shotgun sequence, the following are encoded in one genomic region:
- the LOC106872375 gene encoding uncharacterized protein LOC106872375, protein MQAELLAGTSYSLCQTLQHIWRILGLQDIPPQLIGLIMTLYTGAVSAVWIGGSVSDFFLVRSGIHQGYVLVPTLFNAGIDWILGRMVAWSTCNVLIAENRITDLSFVLVESLDVLRNALLSLSEEVEPLGLRVYWVKTKFLSFIGYSWN, encoded by the coding sequence ATGCAAGCTGAGCTTTTGGCAGGGACTTCTTACAGCCTATGTCAAACTCTGCAACACATCTGGAGGATTCTGGGGCTGCAAGATATACCTCCTCAATTGATTGGGCTGATCATGACCTTGTACACTGGAGCAGTCAGTGCAGTTTGGATTGGGGGCTCAGTATCTGATTTTTTCCTAGTTAGATCAGGGATCCATCAGGGTTATGTCTTAGTTCCCACTCTGTTCAATGCCGGCATAGATTGGATACTTGGCAGGATGGTGGCTTGGTCAACTTGCAATGTACTCATTGCTGAAAATAGAATTACAGACCTAAGTTTTGTTCTTGTTGAGTCTCTGGATGTCTTAAGGAATGCTCTCCTTTCACTAAGTGAGGAAGTGGAACCACTTGGTCTTAGAGTGTATTGGGTCAAGACAAAATTCCTGTCCTTCATTGGCTATTCATGGAACTGA